CTTTTATTTGGTCAATAACAGAATGACCTGCTATACTTTCACCAATATAAATAGTCAAATCTGGCTTTATTATTCTTCCGATTTTGCGCAATTCATCTATTAAATTCTTATTTGTTTCTTGTCTTCCAGCAGAATCAATAAGAACTGCATCTAAATTATGTGATTTTGCATGATTAACAGCATCATAAGCAATTGAAGCAGGATCAGCACCATACTGGCCTTTAATAACTTTTTTACCTAATCTTTCACCATGAATACCTAATTGTTCAATGGCGGCTGCTCTAAATGTATCTGATGCAGACAACACACATGAAAGATTATTATTTTCAAGTAATTTTGAAACTTTTGCAATTGTTGTTGTTTTTCCTGCCCCATTTGGACCAATAAATAAAACTTTAAACGGTTTAGGAGAAGATTTAATCTTATCAACTAAATCAAATTTATTTTCATGATTCATTATTAAAATTAAAGCATGTTTTATGGCATTTTTTATTTCATCTTCAATATTATCTTTATTTATTTCTTTATCAACTAATAAATTTCTTATTTCTTCTTTTAACGCACCAGCAACATCTAAATTGACATCACTTTCTAATAAAGATAATTCCAAATCATCTAATAAAGAATTAATATCTTTTTCTTTTATTTTAATTTTATTTGAAATTAAACCTCTTAATCTGCTTTCTAAACTTAGTTTTATTTTTTTATCTTGTTTGGGTTTTATTTCTTGTGTTTTTATCTCTTCTTTTAAATCTATTTCTTTAATTCTTTCTTCTTGTTTACCTTCTGGTTTTCGTATTATCTCTTTAGGTTTTTCAATTATTTGCTCTGGTTCTTTTATTATCTCTTTAGGTTTTTCTTTTATTATCTTCTTTGGTTCTTTTAATATTTTTATTTCTGGTTTTTCTTCTTTTGCTTCTTCTTCTTTTGGCTTTTGTTCTATTTCTTCTCTTTTTTCTTCTAATTCTTCTTTAATCTCTAATTTTTCTTTCTGCTCTTCTATTATTTCCTTTTTTTCTTCTTTTGGTTTTTCTACTTGTTTAATTTCTGGTTTTTGTATTTCTTGTTTATATTCTTCTTTAGTTTTTTCTTCTATTTTTAATTGAACTGGCTCTTCAATTTCTGCTTTTTCTTCTTCTTTTTTAGTAAATTTCTTAACAAAACCACTAAGTTTATCTTTAAGAAGACCAAACATTTATTCTTCACCAGTTAATTCATTTGCTTTTGTACTTAATGCTTGTAGTTTAGTAACAAGATCTTGAAATTCTTTTCCTCTTTTTTCTATTTCTTTAATATAAATTTCTATGTCCTCATTTATTTTTTCCAAAACTGCTTTTGAATCTTGATCTGAAAATAAACCATTAGCAAAACTAGAGATAACTGTATTTGAT
The genomic region above belongs to Candidatus Micrarchaeia archaeon and contains:
- the ftsY gene encoding signal recognition particle-docking protein FtsY; this translates as MFGLLKDKLSGFVKKFTKKEEEKAEIEEPVQLKIEEKTKEEYKQEIQKPEIKQVEKPKEEKKEIIEEQKEKLEIKEELEEKREEIEQKPKEEEAKEEKPEIKILKEPKKIIKEKPKEIIKEPEQIIEKPKEIIRKPEGKQEERIKEIDLKEEIKTQEIKPKQDKKIKLSLESRLRGLISNKIKIKEKDINSLLDDLELSLLESDVNLDVAGALKEEIRNLLVDKEINKDNIEDEIKNAIKHALILIMNHENKFDLVDKIKSSPKPFKVLFIGPNGAGKTTTIAKVSKLLENNNLSCVLSASDTFRAAAIEQLGIHGERLGKKVIKGQYGADPASIAYDAVNHAKSHNLDAVLIDSAGRQETNKNLIDELRKIGRIIKPDLTIYIGESIAGHSVIDQIKEFNEAVKIDGVILTKLDCDAKGGNAISIPRATNIPVVYIGVGQSYEDLIVFQPDLIAEEIVG